In the Pseudomonadota bacterium genome, one interval contains:
- a CDS encoding flagellar biosynthesis anti-sigma factor FlgM, which yields MKVPGSEASDATFNRIQGASTERVATPKGQAAAAQADNNSASQRTKAEDTMQFSPLSALLKSELSPAKMADERRAKIETLKEQIKNGTYAPPSEVIAQAVGEELSLEILLSAGALNDAE from the coding sequence ATGAAGGTACCGGGATCAGAGGCTAGCGACGCGACGTTTAATCGAATTCAGGGTGCTAGTACCGAGAGGGTGGCAACTCCTAAGGGTCAGGCAGCAGCGGCACAGGCCGATAATAACTCTGCGTCGCAACGTACGAAGGCAGAAGATACGATGCAGTTCTCACCCCTCAGCGCGCTACTTAAGTCCGAGCTTAGTCCGGCAAAGATGGCAGATGAGCGGCGCGCCAAGATCGAAACTCTTAAGGAGCAGATTAAGAACGGGACCTACGCCCCTCCATCTGAAGTTATCGCGCAAGCTGTTGGTGAGGAGCTCTCCCTTGAAATTCTACTAAGTGCAGGGGCACTAAACGACGCTGAATAA
- the flgN gene encoding flagellar export chaperone FlgN, whose translation MKLDINAVRSIEKLLSAELLEYDRYLELLEHEQQAVIKLDSDKVVLLGAARGEIVDRIAQLKEERTKFIATTIGDDSFRASEVIEQGCSAGDKKRLMALIEKIRAKIKQVEAKSKEFNQILSYSLGLVNGELSLLWSASQPVSRVYNAFGSITQGVQPAPPRNGSLLGEA comes from the coding sequence ATGAAACTTGATATTAACGCGGTAAGATCTATTGAAAAGCTTCTTTCTGCTGAGTTACTTGAGTACGACCGATATCTAGAACTCCTTGAACATGAGCAACAGGCTGTTATTAAGCTTGATTCCGACAAGGTTGTGTTGCTTGGGGCAGCACGGGGAGAGATCGTAGATCGCATTGCGCAGCTCAAAGAGGAACGAACTAAGTTTATAGCAACAACTATTGGCGATGATTCCTTCCGTGCCTCTGAGGTTATAGAGCAGGGGTGTTCCGCCGGTGACAAGAAGCGCTTGATGGCGCTAATCGAAAAGATTCGCGCAAAGATCAAACAGGTTGAGGCCAAGAGCAAGGAGTTTAACCAGATCCTGAGCTATTCACTGGGATTGGTGAACGGAGAGCTTTCATTACTGTGGTCGGCGAGTCAGCCGGTCAGCAGGGTCTACAACGCCTTTGGCTCAATTACACAGGGAGTTCAGCCCGCACCTCCTCGTAATGGCTCACTTCTGGGCGAAGCGTAG
- a CDS encoding rod-binding protein encodes MDAVKLSNKAFGVTDVGRAQKPLPDTQNPKLAAEQFEALLLQEMLKSMWSTVPKGELLTGSSEEGMYRDMLNEAIAKSVSEGTGIGIKDVISKDINKLSKNK; translated from the coding sequence ATGGATGCGGTTAAGCTATCAAATAAGGCATTTGGTGTTACTGATGTAGGTCGGGCACAGAAGCCGTTGCCTGATACTCAGAATCCTAAGTTAGCAGCGGAGCAGTTTGAAGCGCTGTTGTTGCAAGAGATGTTGAAGTCGATGTGGAGTACGGTTCCAAAGGGCGAGTTGCTGACGGGTAGTAGTGAGGAGGGGATGTACAGAGATATGTTGAATGAGGCCATAGCGAAGTCCGTCTCAGAGGGTACTGGAATTGGTATTAAGGATGTAATATCTAAAGATATTAATAAGTTAAGTAAAAATAAGTAA
- a CDS encoding flagellar basal body P-ring protein FlgI, translated as MRKLVLIIALLLTLGIAELGQCARLKDIADVEGVRGNQLLGYGIVVGLNGTGDGKIDFTLKSMSNMLEKMGIRTDPILIKVKNVASVMVTSELPPFARPGSKVNITVSSMGDAKSLQGGILLITPLKGGDGNTYAVAQGPIDLGGFAVSGGGDSAQKNHPTVGTIPQGALVERAIPFDLFQSNKIRIVLRTPDFTTMTRVVAALNRRIGKPAAVAIDSAAVEVPIDVEARVNPVGLIAALEQVEIEQDLGARIIVNERTGTIIMGEKVTINKVALAHGNLNISIRTENQVVQPNALAGGQTAQVSNVDINVGEEVESLRIVGGEVTLGDLVKALNAIGATPRDLIAIFTALKAAGALNAELVVM; from the coding sequence ATGAGAAAGTTAGTCTTGATTATAGCTCTGCTGCTCACTCTGGGTATAGCCGAGCTGGGGCAGTGCGCGCGGCTTAAGGATATTGCTGATGTCGAGGGGGTGCGAGGTAACCAGTTGCTCGGCTACGGTATAGTGGTTGGTCTAAACGGAACCGGTGATGGCAAGATTGATTTTACCCTAAAGAGTATGTCCAACATGTTGGAGAAGATGGGGATAAGAACTGATCCAATCCTTATTAAGGTCAAGAACGTTGCATCCGTTATGGTGACCTCTGAGTTACCACCTTTTGCGCGACCAGGTTCGAAGGTAAACATAACGGTCTCCTCGATGGGTGATGCCAAGAGCTTGCAGGGGGGCATCCTGCTAATTACGCCGTTAAAGGGTGGTGATGGTAATACCTACGCTGTCGCCCAGGGGCCGATCGATCTCGGTGGCTTTGCCGTGTCAGGGGGGGGAGATTCGGCACAGAAAAACCATCCTACTGTAGGTACGATTCCGCAGGGGGCCTTGGTAGAGAGAGCGATTCCGTTTGATCTTTTTCAATCCAATAAGATTCGGATCGTATTACGCACGCCAGATTTTACAACTATGACGCGCGTTGTTGCAGCACTTAATCGTCGTATTGGGAAGCCCGCAGCGGTTGCTATAGATTCAGCGGCCGTAGAGGTTCCGATCGATGTAGAGGCCAGAGTAAATCCGGTCGGACTGATTGCAGCTCTGGAGCAGGTTGAGATTGAGCAGGATCTCGGCGCGCGGATTATTGTAAATGAGCGCACCGGAACTATTATCATGGGCGAGAAGGTAACTATTAATAAAGTCGCCCTTGCGCATGGTAACCTGAATATCTCAATTAGAACTGAGAATCAGGTTGTTCAACCTAACGCACTGGCGGGAGGTCAGACGGCACAGGTTTCTAACGTTGATATAAACGTAGGAGAGGAGGTGGAATCTCTTAGGATAGTGGGGGGCGAGGTTACTTTGGGAGATCTAGTTAAGGCGCTTAACGCCATCGGAGCTACGCCGAGAGATCTAATAGCTATCTTTACCGCGTTAAAGGCTGCTGGGGCCCTTAATGCTGAACTTGTGGTGATGTAA